A single region of the Elgaria multicarinata webbii isolate HBS135686 ecotype San Diego chromosome 14, rElgMul1.1.pri, whole genome shotgun sequence genome encodes:
- the MMP15 gene encoding matrix metalloproteinase-15: MSTLRSAQILSSAVSEMQSFYGIPVTGVLDEETKVWMERPRCGVPDKIGAQVKANMRRKRYALTGRRWSQTLLTFSIQNYTEKLGLFHSYDAVRRAFRVWEQATPLVFQEIPYDEIRHKRRKEADVMVLFASGFHGDSSPFDGLGGFLAHAYFPGPGMGGDAHFDLDEPWTLENADVSGNNLFLVAVHELGHSLGLEHSSNPDAIMAPFYQWMDTENFQLPGDDLQGIQRLYGAPGGQPQPTKPLPTVVPRKPGLKPPKPPPPGKPARPPRPGNPDQHEPNICDGDFDTVTVLRGEMFVFKGRWFWRVRHNRVLDNYPMPVGHFWRGLPGDIDAAYERQDGRFVFFKGDQYWLFREANLEPGYPQPLTSYGLGIPYDRVDAAIWWEPTGHTFFFRGDRYWRFNEESHTADQGYPRKISVWAGVPNAPKGAFLSSDATYTYFYKGRMYWKFDNERLKTEPGYPKSILRDFMGCHEEVAANPDPGRRWPDGGKPPFNPDRPGQDKEEEEEEEVAQEDPADTQPGEEEVEADAEADYGDGVEGGREQGPGRDGGGSNDVDIVVHINDYPLTMSVVMATVLLLLLLCILGLVYVIVQLQRKGTPRLLLYCKRSLQEWV; encoded by the exons GTGGATGGAGCGGCCCCGCTGCGGAGTCCCCGATAAGATTGGCGCCCAAGTCAAGGCCAACATGCGGCGGAAGCGGTACGCGCTGACAGGCCGGCGGTGGAGCCAGACCCTGCTGACGTTTAG CATCCAGAACTACACGGAGAAGTTGGGGCTGTTCCACTCCTACGACGCTGTCCGGCGAGCATTCCGAGTGTGGGAACAAGCCACCCCGCTTGTCTTCCAGGAGATCCCCTACGACGAAATCAGGCacaagaggaggaaggaggcggATGTCATGGTGCTCTTTGCCTCTGGATTCCACGGGGACAGCTCCCCCTTTGATGGGTTGGGGGGCTTTCTGGCGCATGCGTACTTCCCTGGTCCAGGAATGGGAGGGGACGCCCACTTTGACCTGGATGAGCCCTGGACGCTGGAGAATGCTGACGTGTCTG GGAACAACCTCTTCCTGGTGGCTGTCCATGAGCTCGGCCACTCGCTAGGCCTGGAGCACTCCAGCAACCCTGACGCCATCATGGCTCCTTTCTACCAGTGGATGGACACGGAGAACTTCCAGCTGCCAGGCGATGACCTTCAGGGCATCCAGCGGCTCTATG GTGCTCCCGGGGGGCAACCTCAACCTACAAAGCCCCTCCCTACCGTAGTGCCCAGAAAGCCAGGGCTCAAGCCCCCCAAGCCCCCACCTCCTGGCAAGCCGGCCCGGCCCCCCAGGCCAGGCAACCCCGACCAACATGAGCCCAACATCTGCGATGGGGACTTTGACACAGTGACCGTGCTGCGTGGGGAGATGTTCGTGTTCAAG GGCCGCTGGTTCTGGCGAGTCCGGCATAACCGAGTGCTGGACAACTACCCTATGCCCGTTGGGCATTTCTGGAGGGGCCTTCCTGGGGACATTGATGCTGCATATGAGAGGCAAGACGGGCGATTTGTGttctttaaag GAGATCAGTACTGGCTTTTCCGTGAGGCAAACCTGGAACCCGGTTACCCGCAGCCCTTGACCAGCTATGGGCTGGGCATTCCCTATGACAGGGTGGATGCTGCCATCTGGTGGGAGCCTACGGGGCACACCTTCTTCTTCAGAGGAGACAG GTATTGGCGCTTTAATGAGGAGAGCCACACTGCGGATCAAGGCTACCCAAGGAAAATCAGTGTGTGGGCTGGCGTCCCGAACGCTCCCAAGGGAGCATTTTTGAGTTCCGATGCAA CCTACACGTATTTCTACAAAGGCCGGATGTACTGGAAATTTGACAACGAGCGTCTGAAAACAGAGCCCGGCTACCCCAAGTCCATTCTGCGGGACTTCATGGGATGCCACGAGGAAGTGGCCGCAAACCCCGACCCCGGCCGCAGGTGGCCCGATGGGGGCAAGCCCCCCTTCAACCCAGACCGCCCCGGGCAggacaaggaagaggaggaggaggaggaggtggcgcaGGAAGACCCCGCGGACACTCAGCctggggaggaggaagtggaagCGGACGCGGAGGCGGATTATGGCGATGGCGTGGAGGGCGGGCGGGAGCAGGGCCCCGGCCgcgatggcggcggcagcaacgaCGTGGACATTGTGGTGCACATCAACGACTACCCGCTCACCATGAGTGTCGTCATGGCgacggtgctgctgctgctgctgctgtgcatcTTGGGCCTGGTGTACGTCATCGTGCAGTTGCAGCGCAAGGGCACGCCCCGCCTGCTCCTCTACTGCAAGCGCTCGCTCCAGGAGTGGGTCTGA